One window of Watersipora subatra chromosome 3, tzWatSuba1.1, whole genome shotgun sequence genomic DNA carries:
- the LOC137391574 gene encoding F-box only protein 5-like yields MSSDNLHSSNDDKIRTVDSTPVAKLTKSFQAIEDTSTPLLPRSRSETKCSLTQDSGFSELSSSILSQNEDASSNCINDPLLIKPPDNHPTKSLPKADAQTESLEQMLSYIENLKKQCPPEKLIGRRIGEEFLDLIKELDDQQIPAISNIFSFLSDKDLVRCKNVSKSWWLVLQKDNKTSARLANLKEQENDFLTKEFRSGSNSATSAPLATIQINKNISPRSSCSSSSPEDWSENIQFKRYTKAAKKLNTGQQFVKCPRCIGPAKLYKEARKAMCTSKVCKYVFCTLCDLKFHGAESCLSHPSPRKRTTAKEKSINSKASKKLLRRL; encoded by the exons ATGTCTAGTGACAATCTACATTCTAGCAATGATGACAAGATTAGGACTGTGGACAGCACTCCGGTTGCTAAATTGACCAAATCATTTCAAGCTATAGAAGACACTAGCACACCTCTTTTACCTCGCTCCAGATCTGAAACCAAATGTTCATTGACGCAAGATTCTGGTTTCTCCGAGTTATCATCTTCAATATTATCTCAAAATGAAGACGCATCTAGTAACTGCATAAATGATCCACTTCTCATCAAACCTCCAGATAACCATCCTACCAAATCCTTACCTAAAGCAGATGCACAAACTGAGTCACTGGAACAAATGCTATCCTACATTGAAAATTTAAAGAAGCAATGCCCTCCGGAGAAACTAATTGGTCGTCGTATTGGCGAAGAATTCCTAGATTTAATAAAAGAACTAGATGATCAACAGATACCAGCTATATCCAACATCTTCTCATTTCTCAGCGATAAGGATTTAGTTAG ATGTAAAAATGTAAGCAAAAGCTGGTGGTTGGTGTTACAAAAGGATAACAAAACAAGTGCAAGACTTGCCAATCTCAAGGAACAG GAAAATGATTTCCTTACGAAGGAATTTCGAAGTGGCAGCAACTCTGCGACCTCTGCACCATTAGCCACTATCCAGATTAACAAAAACATATCTCCTAGGAGTTCCTGCTCTTCCAGCAGCCCCGAAGACTGGTCAGAAAACATTCAGTtcaagcggtacaccaaagcaGCCAAAAAGCTCAACACTGGTCAGCAGTTTGTAAAGTGTCCAAGGTGTATTGGCCCAGCAAAACTCTACAAAGAGGCCCGAAAGGCTATGTGCACGAGTAAAGTGTGTAAATATGTCTTCTGCACGCTCTGTGACCTCAAATTTCATGGAGCGGAATCATGCCTAAGCCATCCCAGTCCTCGTAAAAGAACGACTGCTAAGGAAAAGTCAATAAATTCCAAAGCTAGCAAAAAGCTATTGAGGCGATTGTAA
- the LOC137390739 gene encoding caldesmon-like, whose translation MDEQRGSTGRRESEAPQAEERARLHRQRRERSSTGRGESEAPQAEERARLHRQRRERGSTGRGDSEAPQAEETARLHRQRRQRGSTGRGDSEAPQAEERVRLHRQRRERGFTGREEREALQAEERARLRRQRRERGSAGRGESEAPQAEERARLRRQRRERGSAGRGESEAPQAEERAKLHRQRRQRGSTGRGGR comes from the coding sequence ATGGACGAACAGCGAGGCTCCACAGGCAGAAGAGAGAGCGAGGCTCCACAGGCAGAGGAGAGAGCGAGGCTCCACAGGCAGAGGAGAGAGCGAAGTTCCACAGGCAGAGGAGAGAGCGAGGCTCCACAGGCAGAGGAGAGAGCGAGGCTCCACAGGCAGAGGAGAGAGCGAGGCTCCACAGGCAGAGGAGACAGCGAGGCTCCACAGGCAGAGGAGACAGCGAGGCTCCACAGGCAGAGGAGACAGCGAGGCTCCACAGGCAGAGGAGACAGCGAGGCTCCACAGGCAGAGGAGAGAGTGAGGCTCCACAGGCAGAGGAGAGAGCGAGGGTTCACAGGCAGAGAAGAGCGCGAGGCTCTGCAGGCAGAGGAGAGAGCGAGACTCCGCAGGCAGAGGAGAGAGCGAGGCTCCGCAGGCAGAGGAGAGAGCGAGGCTCCGCAGGCAGAGGAGAGAGCGAGGCTCCGCAGGCAGAGGAGAGAGCGAGGCTCCGCAGGCAGAGGAGAGAGCGAGGCTCCGCAGGCAGAGGAGAGAGCGAAGCTGCACAGGCAGAGGAGGCAGCGAGGCTCAACAGGCCGAGGAGGGAGATAG
- the LOC137391381 gene encoding tRNA-splicing endonuclease subunit Sen34-like: MGDLKLYKGLNDHALVWSPDDIMELRSKYRIVGKLIGSHSEMARQNQTLSRPVLLTACEVTLLLEKGFAALCEEADLEEKDVAKQQQAYEIFHARSLNEQRKLACENKKQEILSHADAIVVGVMKKRDQVEPSTTKERDEILNSIMDNIQPIEEKHMLVQQPIETVAQYATIASEWTFPRTEFEQVKYLVYKDLWQQQFILTCGAKFGGDFLVYPGDPMLFHAKFIAICEQQESPLQPTDAVQMARLASNVKKTVLLCKADITTGQVMYTKLNYNPR, encoded by the exons ATGGGAGATTTGAAACTTTATAAAGGACTGAATGACCATGCTCTGGTCTGGTCTCCTGATG ACATCATGGAGCTGAGGAGCAAATATCGTATTGTTGGCAAACTAATAGGGAGTCACAGTGAGATGGCTCGGCAGAATCAGACTCTGAGTCGTCCTGTTCTCCTCACCGCCTGTGAAGTGACCTTGCTGTTGGAAAAAG GTTTCGCAGCCTTGTGTGAGGAAGCAGATTTAGAGGAAAAGGATGTTGCTAAGCAACAGCAAGCTTACGAGATTTTTCATGCACGATCACTGAACGAACAG CGGAAACTAGCTTGTGAAAACAAGAAACAAGAGATTTTATCTCATGCTGATGCAATTGTTGTTGGAGTTATGAAAAAACGGGACCAAGTTGAGCCGTCTACTACAAAGGAAAGAGATGAAATCCTCAATAGCATAATGGATAACATACAACCAATAGAAGAGAAACACATGTTGGTACAACAGCCAATAG AAACAGTTGCGCAGTATGCCACAATAGCCTCAGAATGGACATTCCCTCGCACTGAGTTTGAACAAGTGAAATACCTTGTGTACAAAGACTTGTGGCAGCAGCAGTTTATTTTAACCTGTGGAGCCAAATTCGGCGGCGATTTTCTTGTGTACCCAG GAGACCCAATGTTGTTTCACGCGAAGTTTATAGCAATTTGCGAGCAGCAAGAAAGTCCCTTACAACCGACAGATGCAGTTCAGATGGCCAGATTGGCTTCGAATGTAAAAAAGACAGTTTTGTTGTGTAAAGCGGACATAACTACTGGGCAGGTCATGTATACAAAGTTGAACTACAATCCGAGGTGA